The following coding sequences are from one Rhodobiaceae bacterium window:
- the lipB gene encoding octanoyltransferase produces MVNPLNTAKKTAVQPLDWIVSDSLVPYAEALSFMENRAAEIAAGTANECVWLLEHPPTYTAGTSAKTEDLLAPERFPVFETGRGGQYTYHGPGQRVGYVMLNLKERGPDVRGFVRNLEEWLIQTLAAFNVKGERRDDRVGVWVRRPDLGPSKEDKIAAIGVRVRKWVTFHGVSLNINPDLEHFSGIVPCGVSEHGVTSLEDLGQIVSTAEIDMVMKRKFEEIFQSAS; encoded by the coding sequence ATGGTTAATCCCTTGAATACAGCCAAAAAAACCGCCGTTCAACCGCTGGACTGGATTGTCTCCGACAGTTTGGTTCCCTACGCGGAAGCGCTCAGCTTCATGGAAAACCGGGCGGCGGAGATAGCAGCGGGAACCGCAAATGAGTGTGTCTGGCTTCTAGAGCATCCGCCCACCTACACGGCAGGAACAAGCGCAAAGACTGAAGACCTTCTCGCACCAGAGCGGTTTCCGGTCTTCGAAACAGGCCGGGGCGGCCAATACACTTATCATGGGCCCGGTCAGCGTGTGGGCTATGTGATGCTGAACCTGAAGGAACGTGGACCCGATGTGAGAGGTTTTGTCCGCAATCTGGAAGAATGGCTCATTCAGACCCTCGCCGCCTTCAATGTAAAGGGAGAACGGCGGGATGACCGCGTGGGCGTCTGGGTCCGGCGGCCCGATCTCGGCCCCTCAAAAGAGGACAAGATCGCTGCCATTGGGGTACGCGTCCGCAAGTGGGTGACGTTCCACGGGGTCAGCCTCAATATCAACCCAGATCTGGAACACTTCTCAGGTATTGTCCCCTGCGGTGTCTCAGAGCATGGCGTGACAAGCCTCGAAGATCTCGGACAGATCGTCTCAACCGCCGAAATCGATATGGTCATGAAGCGGAAATTCGAAGAGATTTTTCAGAGCGCTTCGTAA
- a CDS encoding ATP12 chaperone protein, with product MKDDEDKILKADRFVSHPGDAANANLRKRFYESATSRAAENGFVIELDGRSIKTPARVILKVPTAGLGEAIAEEWNAQEKHIVPETMLVTKLANTALDRVGPRKDEVVDEIAAFGGSDLLCYRADDPESLVTRQAEQWDPLLDWLDGRYGARLELASGVIFKDQSPEVLGRLHNVVACRSEFELAGLHQAVSLCGSLVLGLALLESHITPDQAHDLAHLDEAWQAERWGWDEEAQARLEGRREMLDATAKYLELL from the coding sequence GTGAAAGACGACGAAGATAAAATTTTGAAGGCAGACCGGTTTGTCTCGCACCCTGGCGACGCGGCGAATGCCAATCTGCGGAAACGGTTTTATGAGTCGGCAACGTCGCGGGCAGCCGAAAATGGTTTCGTTATTGAGCTCGATGGTCGATCGATCAAAACGCCAGCCAGGGTCATTCTCAAGGTGCCGACGGCAGGGCTTGGTGAGGCAATCGCTGAAGAGTGGAATGCCCAGGAAAAGCACATTGTCCCGGAAACCATGCTCGTCACCAAGCTTGCAAACACGGCACTTGACCGTGTGGGCCCCAGGAAAGACGAAGTCGTCGACGAAATTGCTGCTTTTGGTGGATCAGACCTTCTTTGCTATCGAGCAGATGATCCAGAGAGCCTGGTCACACGTCAGGCGGAGCAATGGGATCCGTTGCTTGATTGGCTGGATGGGCGGTACGGGGCACGTCTGGAATTGGCTTCTGGCGTCATTTTCAAAGACCAATCGCCTGAAGTGCTGGGCAGATTGCATAATGTGGTCGCCTGTCGATCAGAATTTGAGCTGGCGGGTCTCCATCAGGCGGTTTCCTTGTGCGGTTCGCTGGTTTTGGGCTTGGCATTGTTGGAATCTCATATCACTCCTGACCAGGCCCATGATTTGGCTCATCTGGACGAAGCCTGGCAGGCTGAGCGCTGGGGGTGGGATGAAGAGGCTCAGGCCCGTCTTGAGGGGCGCCGTGAGATGCTGGATGCGACCGCCAAGTATCTGGAACTCCTCTAA
- the cysG gene encoding siroheme synthase: MLPIVFDTSAGTVVLVGEGDLVLRRLELLDAAKASVRVFSSAPCKELTVRAGQRLFGDRPDDDELEAASLVFGAGLSEAEGQDLASRARAFGAMVNIEDVKPLCDFHVPSMVRRGDLTMTISTGGKSPGLARRLRRHLEGLFGPEWARHLEQVGEMRQGWRAEGLPLDEVSRKTDSFIDQQGWLS, translated from the coding sequence ATGCTGCCAATCGTATTCGATACTAGCGCTGGTACGGTCGTCCTAGTTGGAGAGGGTGATCTGGTTTTGCGCCGTCTGGAGCTGCTGGATGCGGCCAAGGCTTCCGTTCGTGTGTTTTCCTCAGCGCCTTGCAAAGAACTGACGGTGCGGGCAGGGCAGCGTTTGTTTGGTGACCGGCCAGATGATGATGAGCTTGAAGCTGCCAGTCTCGTTTTTGGCGCTGGTCTGTCGGAAGCAGAGGGGCAGGATCTTGCTAGTCGAGCCCGCGCTTTCGGTGCGATGGTCAATATTGAAGATGTGAAGCCGCTCTGTGATTTTCATGTCCCTTCAATGGTTCGCCGGGGTGATCTCACGATGACAATCTCAACTGGCGGCAAATCACCAGGGCTGGCGCGGCGTTTGCGGCGACATCTTGAGGGGCTGTTTGGGCCAGAATGGGCGAGACATTTAGAACAAGTTGGTGAGATGCGTCAGGGGTGGCGGGCGGAAGGCCTGCCGCTTGACGAAGTTTCCCGAAAAACCGATTCATTCATTGATCAACAAGGATGGCTGTCATGA
- the crcB gene encoding putative fluoride ion transporter CrcB — protein sequence MKMLIAVALGGAVGATGRYLFATQTLRYFGPGFPWGTLGVNIIGSFLMGVIVESLALRFQVSPEVRAFLVTGVLGGFTTFSAFSLDISLLLERKDVGVAAFYAFGSLGGAVLALFFGIWLTRVVLS from the coding sequence GTGAAAATGCTGATTGCCGTGGCGCTTGGCGGCGCCGTGGGCGCCACTGGTCGCTACCTGTTTGCAACGCAGACACTTCGTTACTTCGGCCCGGGTTTCCCCTGGGGGACTCTTGGCGTCAATATTATCGGGTCCTTTCTTATGGGAGTGATTGTTGAAAGCCTGGCGCTGCGGTTTCAGGTGTCCCCGGAGGTCCGGGCATTTCTTGTAACGGGTGTGCTCGGTGGCTTCACGACGTTCTCAGCGTTTTCCCTAGACATTTCGCTCCTCCTAGAGCGCAAAGATGTTGGCGTTGCAGCCTTCTACGCATTTGGCTCACTCGGCGGGGCCGTGCTCGCTCTGTTCTTTGGTATTTGGCTGACACGGGTGGTTCTCTCATGA
- the fliN gene encoding flagellar motor switch protein FliN, whose product MNAVDKVYVELSVVIGRSKMPINQLLKMGRGAVIELDAHQDDEVWIMANNVPIARGEIVVQEDRIAVSITEKINQASSIRQKA is encoded by the coding sequence GTGAACGCTGTAGACAAAGTTTATGTTGAGCTGTCGGTCGTCATAGGACGTTCGAAAATGCCCATCAATCAGCTTCTGAAGATGGGACGGGGAGCCGTCATTGAATTGGACGCGCATCAGGACGACGAAGTCTGGATTATGGCCAATAATGTTCCAATCGCGCGGGGCGAAATTGTCGTCCAGGAAGATCGGATTGCGGTCTCCATCACAGAAAAGATCAATCAGGCAAGTTCAATCCGCCAAAAAGCCTGA
- the ppaX gene encoding pyrophosphatase PpaX gives MSDLKLVVFDCDGTLVDSQHMIVAAMNRAFSAHSLSLLPREKVLSIVGLSLEEAISKLLPREDGATVSLVKESYRQAFFHLREDPSLHEPLFPGAREALDQLAAREDVLLGVATGKSQRGLRNILELHDLHGHFMTLQTADEHPSKPHPSMMEQAMSDAGVTASQTVIFGDTSYDIVMGRDAGAHAVGVSWGYHDRDELMAYGAPHVLDHFDDLVPYLDAHWSGDIVGKSSSNVGEDAS, from the coding sequence GTGAGTGATCTAAAGCTTGTTGTGTTTGATTGCGATGGAACGCTCGTGGACAGTCAGCACATGATCGTCGCTGCGATGAACCGCGCTTTTTCTGCGCACTCACTGTCGCTTCTGCCACGAGAAAAGGTGCTCTCTATCGTTGGCCTTTCCCTAGAAGAAGCGATCAGCAAACTGCTTCCGCGAGAGGATGGGGCGACGGTCTCGCTGGTGAAAGAGAGTTATCGCCAGGCATTTTTTCATTTACGTGAAGACCCGTCTCTTCATGAGCCGCTGTTTCCGGGTGCGAGAGAGGCGCTTGATCAACTGGCTGCCAGGGAAGATGTGCTGCTTGGTGTGGCGACAGGTAAATCTCAACGAGGATTGCGGAACATTCTGGAGCTGCACGACCTTCACGGTCATTTCATGACACTGCAGACGGCCGACGAGCACCCGTCAAAGCCGCACCCATCGATGATGGAGCAGGCTATGAGTGATGCAGGTGTCACCGCATCGCAGACCGTTATTTTCGGTGACACAAGCTATGACATTGTGATGGGGCGTGATGCCGGTGCCCATGCTGTGGGGGTTTCCTGGGGCTATCATGACAGGGATGAGCTTATGGCCTATGGCGCTCCGCACGTTCTCGATCATTTTGATGATCTGGTTCCCTATCTGGATGCGCATTGGTCTGGCGACATCGTTGGCAAAAGCTCCTCGAACGTTGGGGAAGACGCATCATGA
- a CDS encoding AsmA family protein produces MKRLSIVLLAIVTFLVGVLYGLTFLDINAYRTEIASLAEDQTGRTLELAGPLEVGFSLTPTLVARDVRFGNASWGSDPTMFAADRVAIRLSLSSLLSGNIGVTRLDVRGATVLLETGSGGKGNWVLEGVAAEGAPSGTEVETSTAGLPRVVLEDVHVTYKSGRRGDATEVDLTRADIEPRGEGVAIGLFGDVDSNPASVSALIIGDERAFRVSNLKLTYGDVELTGTLKGDRGSENSPITIDGELSATDIDLGAIGGAAPDDAAQDGLFSKTPLPFSVLSVLNGEVDVAIENLTYQDLEFTDFQTAITLKGGSLSAPIFATYGERRVEANVSAANTGSPHASITLSAPGFDIGRFLKESGATDLVDVAGHIGLDLSASGGSFAEIASNLNGKIDIATGRGNIHSSAFEWIAKDLIWALIPKGGDSGIADLTCFIGEIEFNKGVGNVAALALVTSEMRTSGSGTINLRDETINMRLNPRPNDPGLLSLATPVNVSGSLTSPSVLPDTGALLGDLAVAVGAGALTGGIGALLPLVSAQSFDADEASACLEVIGAGARSGSANSEETSVLEDVGEGAGGIIEGVGDILTSPF; encoded by the coding sequence ATGAAAAGGCTTTCCATTGTCCTGCTCGCAATTGTTACTTTTCTGGTTGGGGTGCTCTACGGACTTACGTTCTTGGACATCAATGCCTATCGAACTGAAATAGCGTCGCTTGCAGAAGATCAGACCGGGCGGACGTTAGAATTGGCCGGGCCACTAGAGGTGGGTTTTTCTCTGACCCCGACGCTCGTTGCGAGAGACGTGCGTTTTGGCAACGCTTCCTGGGGATCAGACCCCACCATGTTCGCGGCAGATCGCGTGGCAATCCGCCTGTCTCTCTCAAGTCTTCTTTCCGGAAACATTGGCGTAACCCGGCTTGATGTTCGTGGTGCGACCGTTCTTCTAGAAACGGGATCTGGGGGCAAAGGAAACTGGGTGCTGGAGGGAGTGGCTGCAGAAGGTGCGCCGTCTGGCACTGAAGTGGAGACGTCGACTGCTGGCCTTCCCCGCGTGGTCCTTGAGGATGTGCACGTCACCTACAAGAGCGGCCGACGGGGCGATGCCACGGAGGTGGATTTGACCCGGGCGGATATCGAGCCGAGAGGAGAGGGGGTCGCCATTGGTTTGTTTGGCGATGTTGATTCAAATCCGGCATCTGTCTCTGCCTTGATCATTGGCGATGAGAGAGCGTTTCGTGTCAGCAACCTCAAGCTCACCTATGGAGATGTTGAGCTTACCGGGACCCTCAAGGGGGATCGTGGCAGCGAAAACTCGCCCATCACGATTGATGGCGAACTGTCGGCGACTGATATTGATCTGGGCGCGATCGGGGGCGCTGCTCCAGACGATGCAGCACAAGATGGTTTGTTCAGCAAAACGCCACTTCCGTTCAGCGTCTTGAGTGTTCTCAATGGGGAGGTCGATGTCGCAATTGAAAATCTCACCTATCAGGATCTGGAGTTCACTGATTTTCAGACCGCTATAACCCTCAAAGGTGGATCGCTCAGTGCACCGATATTTGCGACTTATGGTGAGCGGCGGGTAGAAGCTAACGTCAGCGCGGCAAACACAGGGTCACCGCACGCAAGCATTACACTCTCAGCGCCGGGCTTTGATATTGGCAGGTTCCTGAAAGAGTCTGGTGCAACAGACCTCGTTGATGTCGCTGGACATATCGGTCTTGATCTATCTGCAAGCGGTGGATCATTTGCCGAGATCGCGTCAAACCTTAATGGGAAGATTGATATCGCGACAGGGCGTGGAAATATTCACTCGAGCGCCTTTGAATGGATTGCCAAAGATTTGATCTGGGCCCTGATCCCTAAAGGCGGCGATTCCGGTATCGCAGACCTTACCTGCTTTATCGGCGAAATTGAATTCAACAAGGGCGTCGGCAATGTCGCGGCGCTTGCTCTTGTGACAAGCGAGATGCGCACGTCGGGTTCTGGAACGATCAACCTGCGGGATGAAACAATCAACATGCGTCTCAATCCACGGCCAAATGACCCTGGCTTGCTGAGCCTGGCGACGCCAGTGAATGTTTCTGGTTCTCTCACATCGCCCAGCGTCTTGCCAGACACCGGTGCATTGCTCGGCGATCTCGCTGTTGCCGTTGGCGCCGGAGCTCTCACTGGGGGCATTGGCGCCTTGTTGCCGCTTGTCAGTGCTCAGAGTTTTGATGCGGATGAAGCGAGTGCCTGTCTGGAAGTGATTGGGGCAGGCGCGCGTTCCGGGTCTGCGAACAGTGAAGAAACAAGTGTTCTTGAGGATGTTGGTGAGGGTGCTGGCGGCATCATAGAAGGGGTTGGCGATATCCTAACCTCCCCATTTTGA
- the accA1 gene encoding acetyl-/propionyl-coenzyme A carboxylase alpha chain has translation MFKKILIANRGEIACRVMKTAKKMGIATVAVYSDADKDALHVEMADEAVNIGPAASAESYLVMEKILQAVKDTGAEAVHPGYGFLSENAAFAELLQKEGIAFIGPNVEAIEVMGDKIASKKFADKAKVNTVPGHLGVIKDTEEALKIAGEVGYPVMMKASAGGGGKGMRIAWSADDVAEGFQSAINEAVSSFGDDRIFIEKFVIEPRHIEIQVMADGTDAIYVGERECSIQRRNQKVIEEAPSPFLDEVTRKKMGEQAVALAKAVNYQSAGTVEFIVDKDKNFYFLEMNTRLQVEHPVTELITGIDLVEQMIRVAAGEKLSIKQSDVKLNGWAIESRIYAEDPYRGFLPSIGRLSRYQPPAEVTSENGITVRNDTGVYEGGEISLYYDPMIAKLCTHAATREEAVDAMSDALDAFYIEGIQHNIPFLGAIMEHERFRSGNINTGFIAEEYPDGFEGVAVSPERADKLVLAAAFMNEIHALRATEITGQLPNRPRFLPEDWVVALDKEHIIHLRTEPEDEQLIVILQNDDGSERSRHTVASEWRPGDVVFEGVIDGDPIVLQAERARGLQGYNLTYRGSTVNAAVRTKNAHDLVQFMPEKVEADTSKYLLCPMPGLVVSINVEVGQEVKVGQTLAVVEAMKMENILRAERDGVVAEISAAAGDSLQVDEVIIEFE, from the coding sequence ATGTTTAAAAAGATCCTGATCGCTAATCGAGGCGAAATTGCATGCCGTGTGATGAAGACGGCCAAGAAAATGGGCATCGCGACGGTCGCTGTCTATTCCGATGCTGACAAAGACGCGCTGCATGTGGAGATGGCGGACGAAGCCGTCAATATCGGACCTGCAGCATCTGCAGAATCCTATCTGGTGATGGAGAAAATTCTCCAAGCAGTAAAAGATACCGGCGCAGAAGCGGTTCATCCAGGCTATGGCTTCCTGTCAGAGAATGCAGCTTTTGCCGAACTGCTTCAGAAAGAAGGCATTGCCTTCATTGGTCCAAACGTCGAAGCCATCGAAGTGATGGGCGACAAGATTGCGTCCAAGAAGTTCGCTGACAAAGCAAAAGTGAACACGGTGCCGGGCCATCTCGGTGTCATTAAGGACACTGAAGAAGCATTAAAGATAGCTGGTGAAGTCGGCTACCCCGTGATGATGAAAGCGTCTGCCGGGGGCGGCGGGAAGGGCATGCGCATTGCCTGGTCCGCAGACGATGTTGCTGAGGGTTTTCAATCTGCGATCAATGAAGCTGTGTCGAGCTTTGGCGATGACCGCATTTTCATTGAGAAGTTTGTCATTGAACCACGTCACATCGAAATCCAGGTGATGGCAGACGGAACTGACGCGATCTATGTGGGTGAGCGGGAGTGTTCGATCCAGCGTCGTAACCAGAAGGTAATTGAAGAAGCGCCAAGCCCGTTTCTTGATGAAGTCACACGTAAAAAAATGGGTGAGCAGGCTGTCGCACTCGCGAAGGCCGTAAACTATCAGAGTGCAGGTACGGTTGAGTTCATTGTCGACAAGGACAAGAATTTCTACTTCCTTGAGATGAATACACGTCTTCAGGTTGAGCACCCTGTAACCGAACTCATTACAGGCATCGACCTGGTTGAACAGATGATACGGGTTGCTGCAGGCGAGAAGCTGTCGATTAAGCAGTCCGACGTGAAGCTCAATGGCTGGGCGATTGAAAGCCGGATCTATGCGGAAGATCCTTATCGTGGGTTCCTACCGTCGATTGGCCGTTTGAGCCGGTACCAGCCACCTGCAGAGGTGACGTCGGAGAATGGTATCACTGTTCGAAACGATACCGGTGTCTATGAGGGCGGCGAGATCTCTCTCTATTACGATCCGATGATCGCGAAACTCTGTACGCATGCCGCGACGCGCGAGGAAGCGGTAGATGCGATGTCGGACGCTCTGGACGCGTTCTACATTGAAGGTATCCAACACAATATCCCGTTCCTTGGTGCGATCATGGAGCATGAGCGCTTCCGATCAGGGAACATCAATACTGGTTTTATTGCTGAGGAATATCCTGACGGCTTTGAAGGTGTGGCAGTTTCTCCTGAACGGGCAGACAAACTCGTTCTCGCGGCAGCCTTCATGAATGAGATCCATGCGCTGCGTGCGACTGAGATCACAGGACAGTTGCCGAACCGTCCCCGCTTCCTTCCGGAAGACTGGGTGGTGGCGCTCGACAAAGAGCACATCATTCACCTGCGGACAGAGCCAGAGGACGAGCAGCTCATTGTGATCCTTCAGAACGACGATGGCAGTGAGCGTAGCCGCCACACTGTCGCCAGTGAATGGCGTCCTGGTGATGTTGTCTTCGAAGGCGTTATTGATGGTGATCCGATCGTGCTGCAGGCTGAACGGGCCCGCGGTCTTCAGGGTTACAATCTCACTTATCGTGGCTCAACTGTGAACGCGGCGGTCCGCACCAAGAATGCGCATGACCTCGTGCAATTCATGCCGGAGAAGGTTGAAGCGGATACTTCCAAATATCTCCTATGCCCGATGCCTGGTCTTGTGGTTTCCATCAATGTGGAAGTCGGCCAGGAAGTGAAAGTAGGGCAGACCCTCGCTGTTGTTGAAGCGATGAAGATGGAGAACATCTTACGCGCTGAACGCGACGGTGTTGTCGCTGAGATTTCGGCGGCGGCTGGCGATAGCCTTCAGGTCGACGAGGTGATCATCGAATTTGAGTGA
- the rluC gene encoding ribosomal large subunit pseudouridine synthase C yields the protein MSGVAHVDVSEDDDGLRVDRWFKRYYPELAHSRLEKLLRKGQVRVDGGRVKANARLEAGQTVRVPPFGGQDGFVPNKKPPRPSFDKKEAAFVQSLVLHKDASIIAINKPSGLAVQGGTGTERHLDGMLEGLKFDCPERPRLVHRLDRDTSGVLLLARTAKAASKLARAFKERDTRKVYWALTVGVPRPERGTIRMTLAKQAGRSGERMVPVPDGTPGAQFSETHFATVARAAQKLAWVSFMPVTGRTHQLRVHAVAALECPIVGDGKYGGAEAHPGGEISSSLHLHARSMDIAHPDGGRFAISAPLSDHMAETWKLLALDTQDDGDPFAELEL from the coding sequence ATGAGTGGTGTGGCGCATGTTGATGTGAGCGAAGACGATGACGGGCTGCGTGTCGATCGTTGGTTTAAGCGGTATTATCCAGAGCTCGCGCATTCTCGGCTTGAGAAGTTGCTGCGAAAGGGACAGGTCCGCGTGGATGGTGGCCGTGTCAAAGCGAATGCACGGCTAGAGGCTGGACAGACAGTGCGTGTGCCACCGTTTGGTGGGCAGGATGGGTTTGTTCCGAATAAAAAACCGCCACGACCCTCATTTGACAAGAAGGAAGCAGCCTTCGTTCAGAGCCTCGTATTGCACAAAGATGCGTCAATCATTGCGATCAACAAGCCGAGTGGCCTGGCCGTTCAAGGCGGTACGGGCACGGAACGGCATTTGGATGGCATGCTGGAAGGCCTCAAGTTCGATTGCCCGGAACGACCACGGTTGGTCCACAGATTGGATAGAGATACGAGTGGGGTTCTGCTTCTTGCGCGTACCGCAAAGGCAGCCTCGAAGCTCGCACGGGCGTTTAAAGAGCGAGACACAAGGAAAGTCTATTGGGCGCTCACCGTCGGCGTTCCGCGTCCTGAGCGCGGAACCATCAGAATGACACTTGCTAAACAGGCGGGTCGATCGGGCGAGCGTATGGTGCCGGTGCCAGATGGAACGCCAGGTGCGCAATTCTCTGAAACCCATTTTGCGACGGTGGCTCGCGCTGCACAGAAGCTTGCTTGGGTGTCGTTCATGCCGGTTACAGGACGGACCCATCAGCTGCGTGTGCATGCCGTTGCAGCATTGGAATGTCCGATCGTTGGCGACGGGAAGTATGGGGGCGCGGAGGCGCATCCGGGCGGTGAGATTTCATCGTCTTTACATCTTCATGCGCGGTCCATGGACATCGCTCATCCCGATGGGGGCAGGTTTGCGATTTCAGCGCCGCTGTCAGACCATATGGCGGAGACATGGAAGCTCCTGGCGCTCGACACACAAGATGACGGTGATCCATTTGCGGAGCTGGAACTGTGA
- the pccB gene encoding propionyl-CoA carboxylase beta chain gives MKEIIRQLEERRAVARLGGGERRIDSQHSKGKLTARERISLLLDEGSFEEFDMFVEHDCYDFGMEGQKVPGDGVVTGWGTVNGRPVYLFAKDFTVMGGSLSRNHAKKINKVQDMALKMGAPIIGLFDAGGARIQEGVDALGGYGEVFSRNVLASGVIPQISVIMGPCAGGDVYSPAMTDFIFMVKDTSYMFVTGPDVVKTVTNEEVTSEELGGASVHSTKSSVADGAFENDVVAMSQVRRLIDYLPSSNRSDVPERPFFDDQDRVEPSLDTLIPSNPNMPYDMKELVLKLIDEGDFFEIQESFAKNIITGFGRIEGRTVGIVANQPMTLAGVLDSDASRKAARFVRFCDCFDIPIVTLVDVPGFLPGTSQEYGGLIKHGAKLLYAYAEATVPKITVITRKAYGGAYVVMASTHLRGDVNYAWPTAEVAVMGAKGAVEIIHRKDINDEAKIAEHTAEYEDRFLNPFKAAERGYIDEVIMPHNTRPRIARALAVLRDKELENPWKKHDNIPL, from the coding sequence ATGAAAGAAATTATTCGTCAGCTAGAAGAACGACGCGCCGTGGCCAGATTGGGTGGCGGTGAACGGCGGATCGACTCTCAACACAGCAAGGGAAAACTGACTGCACGTGAGCGGATCAGCCTGCTGCTGGATGAGGGCAGCTTCGAAGAGTTCGACATGTTTGTTGAGCATGATTGCTACGATTTCGGCATGGAAGGCCAGAAGGTACCCGGCGATGGTGTTGTCACCGGCTGGGGCACGGTCAACGGACGTCCGGTCTACCTGTTTGCCAAGGACTTCACCGTAATGGGCGGATCGTTGTCGCGTAACCACGCGAAGAAGATCAACAAGGTTCAGGATATGGCGCTCAAAATGGGCGCGCCGATTATCGGCCTGTTTGACGCCGGTGGCGCTCGCATCCAGGAAGGCGTGGATGCGCTTGGCGGGTATGGCGAAGTGTTTAGCCGCAATGTGTTGGCCTCCGGCGTTATCCCACAGATTTCTGTGATCATGGGCCCATGCGCGGGTGGTGATGTTTATTCACCAGCAATGACCGACTTCATCTTCATGGTTAAAGACACGTCCTACATGTTCGTGACGGGCCCTGATGTTGTGAAGACGGTGACCAATGAAGAAGTGACCTCTGAAGAGTTGGGCGGCGCATCGGTTCATTCCACCAAATCTTCTGTTGCTGATGGTGCTTTTGAGAATGACGTTGTCGCGATGAGCCAGGTTCGTCGTCTGATTGACTATCTGCCATCCTCCAATCGCTCTGATGTGCCTGAACGTCCTTTCTTTGATGATCAGGACCGTGTCGAGCCCTCTCTCGATACGCTGATCCCAAGCAATCCCAATATGCCCTATGACATGAAAGAGCTTGTGTTGAAGCTCATTGATGAGGGCGACTTCTTTGAGATCCAGGAGAGTTTTGCAAAGAACATCATCACTGGATTTGGACGTATTGAAGGTCGGACGGTTGGCATTGTCGCTAACCAGCCTATGACGCTTGCCGGTGTTCTGGACAGTGATGCCAGCCGGAAAGCCGCCCGGTTCGTTCGCTTCTGCGACTGCTTTGATATTCCGATTGTCACATTGGTGGATGTTCCTGGCTTCTTGCCTGGCACGTCACAGGAATATGGCGGACTTATCAAGCATGGTGCGAAATTGCTCTACGCCTATGCCGAAGCAACCGTACCGAAGATTACCGTGATCACGCGTAAAGCTTATGGCGGCGCCTACGTTGTTATGGCGTCAACGCATTTGCGCGGCGATGTGAATTATGCCTGGCCAACGGCTGAAGTGGCTGTGATGGGTGCGAAGGGCGCAGTGGAAATCATCCACCGCAAAGACATTAACGACGAAGCCAAAATCGCGGAACATACTGCTGAGTATGAAGACCGTTTCTTGAACCCATTTAAAGCGGCTGAGCGAGGTTACATTGATGAGGTCATTATGCCTCACAATACGCGACCTCGGATCGCCCGGGCGCTGGCGGTGCTGCGTGACAAAGAGCTCGAAAATCCTTGGAAAAAACACGACAACATTCCGCTTTAA
- a CDS encoding polymer-forming cytoskeletal: MIRNALVSLFVGLLAFPTLALAEESTVRWESEEALFLAGADVVISENVERDLRASGDSIVIADDVTVDGNAWLAGRRIVVDGTIDGDLDIRGQSVLLNGPIDGDVSVWAVDLVLGPDTEIDGNLSYYTSSSADIAEDARVGGEIESHFFSDDAGAAPEMPEDWRGQWEDQRADNVVLELTLPGALVLAIFAGILVFLAPRWSDKLQVAASDSPALAIFYGLVWMLGLPVVAVFAAFTIIGLPFAFLLIALYGVVFCAGMVTAAIIIGGFLVDLAGLEFGDGSGRRLALVVVGSLVLWAGAGVPVLGGFFWFVSIALGIGGILIAGRVRYEAL; encoded by the coding sequence ATGATACGGAACGCACTCGTTTCTCTTTTCGTTGGGCTCCTGGCATTTCCAACACTCGCTTTGGCGGAGGAATCGACGGTTCGCTGGGAGAGCGAAGAGGCTCTGTTCCTCGCTGGCGCAGACGTTGTCATCTCAGAAAATGTCGAACGCGATCTGCGTGCTTCCGGAGACTCGATTGTTATTGCCGATGACGTGACCGTTGATGGCAATGCCTGGCTCGCTGGGCGACGCATTGTTGTTGATGGGACGATTGACGGCGACCTTGATATTCGCGGCCAGTCAGTGTTGCTCAATGGGCCGATAGACGGAGATGTGTCCGTCTGGGCGGTTGACCTGGTCCTCGGCCCTGATACAGAAATTGATGGAAACCTTTCCTATTACACGAGCTCGTCGGCAGATATAGCAGAGGACGCTCGTGTGGGCGGGGAGATCGAAAGTCACTTCTTTTCCGATGATGCTGGCGCTGCCCCGGAAATGCCCGAAGATTGGCGAGGCCAATGGGAGGATCAGCGGGCAGACAATGTAGTGCTAGAACTCACACTTCCTGGTGCGCTGGTTCTGGCCATCTTCGCAGGCATTTTGGTTTTTCTGGCACCGCGCTGGTCTGACAAGCTTCAGGTCGCAGCGTCCGATAGTCCAGCGCTCGCCATTTTTTACGGTCTTGTCTGGATGCTCGGGCTTCCGGTTGTTGCCGTGTTTGCTGCCTTCACGATCATAGGCCTGCCATTTGCGTTTCTTCTGATCGCCCTATACGGGGTCGTCTTTTGCGCAGGGATGGTCACGGCAGCCATTATCATTGGCGGCTTTCTGGTCGACCTCGCAGGCCTTGAGTTTGGAGACGGATCGGGCAGGCGGCTCGCATTGGTGGTGGTCGGCTCACTGGTCCTTTGGGCAGGTGCCGGTGTGCCGGTGCTTGGTGGCTTTTTCTGGTTTGTCTCAATAGCGCTCGGCATTGGCGGCATTTTGATCGCTGGCCGGGTCCGTTACGAAGCGCTCTGA